One part of the Marinobacter sp. MDS2 genome encodes these proteins:
- a CDS encoding transporter substrate-binding domain-containing protein: MKKLLIAASCAMAMFASGAQAQDLRIAFDVPYEPFEYKDDNGELTGFEVELASAMCKELEANCEFVIQAWDGMIPGLIARKFDLIMSSMSITEERAKRVLFSEPYYITPGGWFGPESFNTDVTDLEAMKGKTVGVQRGTTMDTYVTENMHSAVTIKRYTTAEDMVLDLEGQRIDVAFVDYPVGEQTILNRDGYKEVGEPVKLGEGVGVAMRKRDAKLAKEINAALKTLKENGTYDSIMAKYFNYDIKI, encoded by the coding sequence ATGAAAAAATTATTGATTGCAGCAAGTTGCGCTATGGCCATGTTCGCCAGTGGCGCACAGGCTCAAGACCTGCGCATTGCGTTTGACGTACCCTACGAGCCGTTTGAATACAAAGATGACAACGGTGAACTGACCGGTTTCGAAGTAGAGCTGGCCAGCGCCATGTGTAAAGAGCTGGAAGCCAATTGCGAATTCGTTATCCAGGCTTGGGACGGTATGATTCCTGGCCTGATCGCCCGTAAATTCGATTTGATCATGTCGTCCATGTCGATCACCGAAGAGCGTGCCAAGCGCGTTCTGTTCTCGGAGCCGTACTACATCACACCGGGCGGATGGTTCGGCCCTGAGTCGTTCAATACCGATGTGACCGATCTGGAAGCCATGAAAGGTAAGACCGTTGGCGTTCAGCGCGGCACCACCATGGACACTTACGTTACTGAAAACATGCACAGCGCTGTAACCATCAAACGTTACACCACCGCTGAAGACATGGTTCTGGACCTCGAAGGCCAGCGTATTGATGTGGCGTTTGTAGATTACCCGGTTGGCGAGCAAACAATTCTGAACCGCGACGGTTACAAAGAAGTGGGCGAGCCTGTGAAGCTGGGTGAAGGTGTTGGTGTTGCCATGCGCAAGCGTGACGCCAAGCTGGCCAAAGAGATCAATGCCGCTCTGAAGACTCTGAAAGAGAACGGCACCTACGACTCCATCATGGCCAAGTACTTCAACTACGACATCAAGATTTAA
- the astE gene encoding succinylglutamate desuccinylase, translating to MITLTHLFGISPDWLSHTLSHAASALPETTSKLADGTHVARIANGVLWLTPPAERDNPNREALIVSAGVHGNETAPIEVLNGLVSELLAGEWPLACPLLLILGNPPAMVAGQRFLDVNMNRLFNGAHGKPEYADLPEANRARFLEEVCRAFADEHSDLALSHYDLHTAIRPSKQERFALYPFVPGRSVPRGQCAFLLEADVEALLLQHKTSTVFSSFSASQLGAESFTVELGKVRPFGQNDLQRFNGIQQALRRRFRGAPAPKAQCTEQLTVFEVVHEVLNTGPGFRFHVPDDVSNFTLYPPGTVIWEDGENCYRVGAEPEGIVFPNREVPVGQRVGLMVRAQTKRQAG from the coding sequence ATGATTACGCTCACACACCTTTTCGGCATTTCTCCCGACTGGCTTTCGCACACCCTTTCTCACGCGGCTTCTGCTCTCCCTGAAACCACCTCGAAACTTGCCGACGGCACCCACGTTGCCCGAATCGCCAATGGCGTGCTTTGGCTCACACCGCCAGCTGAAAGGGATAACCCGAACCGCGAGGCGTTGATTGTTTCGGCGGGGGTTCATGGTAACGAGACGGCGCCGATTGAGGTGCTGAACGGGCTGGTGTCGGAGTTACTTGCGGGTGAGTGGCCGCTGGCTTGTCCGTTATTGCTGATACTCGGGAATCCCCCTGCCATGGTGGCCGGGCAACGGTTTTTGGATGTGAACATGAACCGGCTGTTTAATGGCGCGCACGGGAAGCCAGAGTATGCAGATTTACCGGAAGCAAATCGCGCCCGGTTTCTTGAGGAGGTCTGTCGGGCCTTTGCGGATGAGCACTCTGATCTTGCGTTGAGCCACTACGATTTGCACACGGCAATACGGCCATCAAAACAAGAGCGCTTTGCCTTGTATCCGTTTGTACCGGGTCGTTCCGTGCCTCGCGGTCAATGTGCTTTTTTGTTGGAAGCCGACGTGGAAGCGTTGTTGCTTCAGCATAAAACGTCCACGGTGTTTTCTTCGTTTTCTGCCAGCCAACTGGGTGCCGAGAGTTTTACCGTAGAGCTGGGGAAGGTTCGGCCGTTTGGTCAGAATGATTTGCAGCGTTTTAACGGTATTCAACAGGCGTTACGACGGCGTTTTCGTGGTGCGCCCGCGCCAAAGGCCCAGTGCACGGAACAACTGACGGTGTTTGAGGTGGTGCATGAGGTTTTGAATACCGGGCCGGGGTTCCGGTTTCATGTGCCCGATGATGTGTCGAATTTTACCCTGTACCCGCCGGGCACGGTGATTTGGGAAGACGGCGAGAATTGTTACCGTGTTGGCGCGGAGCCCGAGGGGATTGTGTTCCCGAATCGGGAGGTTCCGGTGGGGCAACGAGTGGGGCTGATGGTGCGAGCGCAAACAAAACGTCAGGCGGGATAG
- a CDS encoding ABC transporter permease, with translation MPDFIADWLNSNEIFTVMTLMEYWDGLVTTVHLVFLSLVIGLIVAVPLAILRTVKNPFVSGPIWLYTYLFRGTPLLIQLYIIYYGVAQIPGIQDTFWWEIFKEPLYPALLAFTLNTAAYTTEIIRGAIMSTPNGEIEAAKAYGMNWFLRMRRIILPSAARRAVQAYSNEVIFMLHASAIASIVTIVDLTGAARNIYSRFYAPFDAFIFVALIYLALTFILVFVFRKLENHLLRHQRPANS, from the coding sequence ATGCCTGATTTTATTGCCGATTGGCTGAATTCCAACGAAATTTTCACCGTCATGACGCTGATGGAATACTGGGACGGGCTGGTTACTACCGTGCACCTGGTGTTTTTGTCTTTGGTCATCGGGCTGATTGTGGCGGTGCCTTTGGCGATTCTTCGCACGGTGAAGAATCCGTTTGTCTCTGGCCCTATCTGGCTGTACACCTATTTGTTCCGGGGTACGCCATTGCTGATTCAGCTGTATATCATTTACTACGGTGTGGCGCAGATTCCGGGCATTCAGGACACCTTTTGGTGGGAGATTTTCAAGGAACCGCTCTACCCTGCTTTGCTGGCGTTTACGCTGAATACGGCGGCCTATACTACTGAGATTATTCGCGGTGCCATTATGTCTACGCCGAATGGCGAGATTGAGGCGGCGAAGGCTTACGGTATGAATTGGTTTTTGCGGATGCGGCGGATTATTCTTCCGAGCGCGGCGCGGCGGGCGGTGCAGGCGTATTCGAATGAGGTTATTTTTATGCTTCATGCGAGTGCCATTGCGAGTATCGTGACGATTGTGGATCTTACCGGGGCTGCGCGGAATATTTACTCGCGGTTTTACGCGCCGTTTGACGCGTTTATTTTTGTGGCGCTGATTTATTTGGCTTTGACGTTCATTCTGGTTTTCGTGTTTCGTAAACTGGAAAATCATTTGTTGCGGCATCAACGGCCGGCCAATTCCTGA
- a CDS encoding alpha/beta hydrolase, producing the protein MAKLNALQIDTGPEPQHTIIWLHGLGASGHDFEPVVPEFAFSRETPVRFIFPHAPELPVTINGGMVMPAWYDILAMDVDRKVDAEQLRASAGMVAELIKAERERGVASENIILGGFSQGGAVAYELALSYPERLGGLFALSTYFATADSIELSAANRNLPIFIGHGRFDQIVMEQLGQAAYQTLQGLGFEPEYQDYGMEHSLCLEEVNDLDRFLTPLVAPKPAHE; encoded by the coding sequence ATGGCAAAGTTGAACGCATTGCAGATCGATACCGGTCCCGAGCCCCAACACACCATCATCTGGCTGCACGGCCTGGGTGCCAGTGGCCATGATTTCGAGCCGGTGGTGCCCGAATTCGCCTTCTCCCGTGAAACCCCTGTGCGTTTTATTTTCCCCCATGCACCCGAACTACCGGTAACCATAAACGGCGGCATGGTGATGCCCGCCTGGTACGACATTCTGGCCATGGACGTTGACCGTAAAGTAGACGCGGAACAACTTCGAGCGTCTGCGGGCATGGTGGCGGAGCTGATCAAAGCCGAACGTGAACGCGGTGTGGCCAGTGAGAATATCATTCTTGGTGGTTTCTCTCAGGGCGGTGCGGTGGCCTACGAACTGGCTCTAAGCTACCCCGAGCGCTTGGGCGGTTTGTTTGCCTTGTCCACCTACTTCGCGACAGCAGACTCCATCGAATTGAGCGCTGCTAACCGCAACTTACCGATTTTCATCGGCCATGGCCGGTTTGATCAGATCGTGATGGAGCAACTGGGACAAGCGGCCTATCAGACTTTGCAAGGGTTAGGCTTCGAGCCCGAGTACCAAGACTATGGCATGGAACACAGCCTGTGTCTGGAAGAGGTGAATGATCTGGACCGTTTCCTGACGCCGCTTGTAGCACCGAAACCGGCGCACGAGTAA
- a CDS encoding multidrug effflux MFS transporter, protein MSHFQLALLLGMTVALGPLALDAYLPAFPSIARDFAVPHAEVGLTLSAYVATMGLAQLVGGPLSDRYGRRHILLFGLAVFAVASVMVALASGLSEMVFWRVVQGFGGAFCAVSVPAIVRDQVGGQDAARLFGLIGLIMFIAPAAAPALGAAMLALGHWNWIFLVLAAYSVFLAVVLKLALFPRLKPRPRTFTPVKTLVTNYMLVLRHKTSMRFVGIQVLCFSSMMLFITHSSFIYQEWFGVSNSSFAMLFAANIVLMAVMNLANRPLLRRFTSVVLLRAQVLLQCTALLLLVTVVLFDGPFWAVAACLIAAIGCQGGIVPNNMANALEFFPHLGGTASAMLGASQFTIAGIVSAVSSSVSGEALLPIVASMLVCSIGAVMLAWGGPNAVARELAVSSS, encoded by the coding sequence TTGTCCCATTTTCAGCTCGCTCTACTGCTTGGCATGACCGTCGCCCTGGGGCCTTTGGCTCTGGATGCGTATTTGCCGGCTTTCCCAAGCATTGCCCGAGATTTTGCGGTTCCCCATGCAGAAGTGGGGCTGACCTTAAGTGCCTATGTCGCCACCATGGGGTTGGCGCAGCTGGTGGGTGGCCCCTTGTCAGACCGCTACGGTCGTCGGCACATATTGTTGTTTGGCTTGGCGGTGTTCGCGGTGGCTTCGGTGATGGTGGCGTTGGCGAGTGGTTTGAGTGAAATGGTGTTCTGGCGCGTGGTGCAGGGCTTTGGCGGTGCTTTCTGTGCAGTGTCTGTGCCGGCGATTGTGCGGGACCAGGTTGGCGGGCAAGACGCCGCCCGACTGTTCGGCTTGATTGGTTTGATCATGTTTATAGCGCCTGCGGCGGCTCCGGCCCTAGGGGCTGCCATGCTGGCGCTGGGTCACTGGAACTGGATTTTCCTGGTGCTGGCGGCTTACAGCGTGTTCCTTGCGGTGGTGTTGAAGCTGGCGTTATTCCCGAGGCTTAAACCACGGCCGAGAACGTTCACGCCCGTGAAAACGCTGGTAACCAATTACATGCTGGTGCTGCGCCACAAAACCTCCATGCGTTTTGTGGGCATTCAGGTGCTGTGCTTCAGCTCCATGATGCTTTTTATTACCCACTCTTCTTTCATCTATCAGGAATGGTTTGGCGTATCGAATAGCTCGTTTGCGATGTTGTTCGCCGCAAACATCGTCCTGATGGCGGTGATGAATTTGGCCAACCGACCGCTGCTTCGCCGATTCACCTCGGTGGTTTTGCTCAGAGCCCAAGTGCTGCTGCAATGCACGGCGCTATTGTTGCTGGTGACGGTGGTTTTATTCGACGGTCCGTTCTGGGCTGTAGCCGCCTGCCTTATTGCGGCCATTGGCTGCCAAGGCGGGATCGTACCCAATAACATGGCCAACGCGCTGGAGTTCTTCCCGCACCTTGGTGGCACGGCTTCCGCTATGCTGGGGGCATCACAGTTCACCATTGCGGGGATTGTCAGTGCGGTATCTTCGTCGGTCAGCGGCGAGGCTCTGTTGCCCATCGTCGCGAGTATGTTGGTATGCTCGATAGGCGCGGTGATGTTAGCGTGGGGCGGGCCTAACGCGGTGGCACGGGAGCTGGCCGTTTCATCCAGCTGA
- a CDS encoding thiol-disulfide oxidoreductase DCC family protein, which produces MAQDKDKLLVFYDGACPTCIRDRRWYEKLAGRGGDSVGWLDITGRDEELEAQGIDPDKALRELHVKDSDGKIHQEMDAYILLMSRVPVLKPLAWLIGLPVIRPSLAALYHRWVAHRLADRAEN; this is translated from the coding sequence ATGGCTCAGGATAAAGACAAGTTGTTGGTGTTTTACGATGGCGCTTGCCCAACCTGCATTCGGGACCGCCGGTGGTATGAAAAGCTGGCCGGTCGGGGCGGTGATTCCGTGGGCTGGTTGGATATCACCGGCCGTGACGAGGAGCTAGAAGCCCAAGGTATCGATCCGGACAAAGCCTTGCGCGAGCTGCATGTAAAAGACAGTGACGGGAAGATTCATCAGGAGATGGATGCCTATATCCTGCTGATGTCCCGAGTGCCAGTGTTGAAGCCGCTGGCGTGGCTGATCGGGCTGCCTGTAATTCGCCCGTCTCTGGCGGCACTTTACCATCGGTGGGTTGCTCACCGGCTTGCGGATCGTGCCGAAAACTAA
- the glcE gene encoding glycolate oxidase subunit GlcE: protein MADQIDLLQEQVQHARNNNRKLNIVGGGTKAFMGRTADPDADTLSLGEHTGIVEYHPVELVLTVRAGTSLAEIEAVLAEQGQCLHFEPPHFGEASTIGGTLACNLSGPSRPWAGSVRDQVLGVRLLNGKGEHSRFGGQVMKNVAGYDVSRLQAGAMGTLGVITEISMKVMPKPAATLTLVQDMPMEEAVGYMNRRAGEPKPVSGACWVEGKVYLKLSGARSAVEATAEQWQGSIMEDGEQFWRQLQDMRHAFFADMDTPLWRFSVGSAATLPVMEGQWMMDWAGAQRWYRGEAELSDLEPIARASGGQVSLFRGGDRAGEVMHSQPEALKIIQRRVKQSFDPDGLFNPGRLYSWL from the coding sequence ATGGCTGATCAAATTGACCTGCTTCAAGAGCAGGTGCAGCACGCCCGCAATAATAACCGGAAACTCAATATTGTCGGTGGCGGTACCAAAGCTTTCATGGGCCGCACCGCCGATCCGGATGCGGACACGCTGAGTCTTGGTGAACATACTGGCATTGTTGAATACCATCCGGTGGAACTGGTGCTCACCGTGCGAGCGGGTACCTCTTTGGCGGAAATAGAAGCGGTCTTAGCCGAGCAAGGCCAGTGCCTGCATTTTGAGCCACCCCATTTCGGAGAGGCATCGACCATTGGCGGCACCCTGGCGTGCAATCTTTCTGGCCCGTCCCGGCCTTGGGCCGGTTCCGTGCGGGATCAGGTGCTGGGTGTTCGCTTGTTGAATGGCAAAGGCGAGCATTCACGCTTCGGCGGGCAGGTGATGAAAAATGTTGCGGGCTACGATGTCTCGCGCCTGCAAGCCGGAGCCATGGGCACTCTGGGTGTGATTACAGAAATCAGTATGAAGGTGATGCCTAAACCGGCCGCCACGCTTACCTTGGTGCAGGACATGCCCATGGAAGAGGCGGTGGGTTATATGAACCGCCGGGCCGGTGAGCCTAAACCCGTCTCGGGCGCGTGCTGGGTCGAGGGCAAAGTCTATTTAAAGTTGTCGGGCGCTCGTTCTGCGGTTGAGGCCACAGCAGAGCAATGGCAAGGCTCCATCATGGAGGATGGTGAGCAGTTTTGGCGGCAGTTACAGGATATGAGGCACGCCTTCTTTGCTGATATGGACACGCCTCTGTGGCGGTTCTCGGTAGGTTCTGCCGCCACCTTGCCGGTTATGGAAGGCCAATGGATGATGGATTGGGCGGGGGCGCAGCGCTGGTATCGCGGGGAAGCAGAGCTGAGTGATCTTGAGCCTATTGCGCGAGCGTCAGGCGGTCAGGTGAGTTTGTTTCGCGGCGGAGATCGCGCCGGTGAGGTGATGCACAGTCAGCCGGAGGCTTTGAAAATAATCCAGCGCCGCGTGAAACAGTCTTTTGATCCCGATGGGTTGTTCAACCCCGGCCGTCTCTACAGTTGGTTGTAA
- the glcF gene encoding glycolate oxidase subunit GlcF, which yields MQTNLVQQFANTSEGQEAEEILRACVHCGFCTATCPTYQELNDERDGPRGRIYLMKMFLEGTEVTEKTREHLDRCLTCRSCETTCPSGVQYGRLVDISRGLLEKELPRPPKQRWLRWALTRVLPERRLFGPLLRVGQAVRPVVPGQLRTKIPPRRKSGPWPVSNHPRLVLALAGCAQPAAAPNTNAAAARVLDKLGVSLVEAQEAGCCGAVNYHLSEHERGLEQMRRNIDAWWPAIEAGAEAIVMTASGCGAMVQDYGHLLKDDPVYAGKAKRVSALCVDLGAFLLNEDLAPLKVPEAQGKVAFHCPCTLQHAMKQSGVVEQVLRKAGVELAATQDAHLCCGSAGTYSITQPEMSQKLLDNKLKALTVDNPERIVTANVGCQLYLETKAPVPVIHWIELLDR from the coding sequence ATGCAAACAAATCTGGTTCAACAGTTCGCCAATACCTCCGAAGGTCAGGAGGCTGAAGAGATTCTGCGGGCCTGCGTTCATTGCGGTTTCTGCACCGCCACCTGCCCAACCTATCAGGAGCTGAACGACGAGCGAGACGGCCCCAGAGGCCGGATCTACCTGATGAAGATGTTTCTGGAAGGGACCGAAGTTACCGAAAAAACCCGTGAGCATCTGGACCGTTGTCTGACCTGCCGAAGCTGCGAGACAACCTGCCCCTCGGGCGTGCAATACGGCCGGTTGGTGGATATCAGTCGTGGCTTGCTGGAAAAAGAATTGCCCCGCCCGCCTAAGCAGAGGTGGCTGCGCTGGGCGTTAACTCGGGTGTTGCCAGAACGTCGGTTGTTTGGCCCATTGCTGCGCGTAGGGCAGGCCGTTCGGCCCGTGGTGCCGGGTCAGTTACGTACCAAAATACCGCCGCGCCGCAAATCTGGCCCATGGCCGGTTTCGAACCATCCACGCTTGGTATTGGCGCTTGCGGGCTGTGCTCAACCGGCTGCGGCACCGAACACCAATGCAGCTGCTGCCCGAGTGCTGGATAAACTGGGCGTGTCGCTGGTGGAAGCGCAGGAAGCAGGCTGTTGTGGTGCGGTGAATTATCACTTGTCTGAACACGAGCGCGGGCTGGAGCAAATGCGCCGCAACATTGATGCCTGGTGGCCAGCCATAGAAGCGGGGGCCGAAGCGATCGTGATGACCGCGTCGGGTTGCGGAGCCATGGTGCAGGACTACGGCCATTTGCTCAAAGACGATCCTGTCTACGCCGGCAAAGCCAAGCGCGTGAGTGCATTGTGTGTGGATCTCGGGGCGTTTCTGCTAAACGAAGATCTGGCGCCCTTGAAGGTTCCAGAAGCGCAGGGGAAAGTGGCGTTCCATTGTCCCTGTACCTTGCAACACGCGATGAAACAAAGCGGAGTGGTTGAACAAGTGCTGAGAAAAGCGGGTGTCGAGTTGGCGGCTACTCAGGATGCGCACTTGTGCTGTGGCTCGGCGGGCACTTACTCGATCACCCAGCCGGAAATGAGCCAGAAACTGCTGGATAACAAATTGAAGGCGCTGACGGTGGATAATCCAGAGCGTATCGTAACGGCGAACGTCGGGTGCCAGTTGTACCTCGAAACCAAAGCTCCGGTGCCGGTAATTCATTGGATCGAATTACTGGATCGATAA
- a CDS encoding FAD-linked oxidase C-terminal domain-containing protein, with product MMSKAKANKAQLAELFRSFIEPEFVITDDETLKPYECDGLAMYRELPLIVVLPETVEQVQRVMRICHEHEVPVVARGAGTGLSAGAMPHKEGVVLSLAKFNRVLDIDPLRRTARLQPGVRNLAISEQAAPYGLYYGPDPSSQIACTIGGNVAENAGGVHCLKYGLTVNNLLSAEVITAEGERVTLGSDGLDSCGMDLLALLTGSEGLLGVVTEVTVKLLPIPEVARVIMAGFDSIEKAGDAVGGVINHGIIPGGLEMMDSQAIIAADDFCGAGYPREAKALLLCEVDGTEEEVSEHIAEAEALFRELGATSIRTSKNEQERALLWKGRKSAFPAVGRISPDYYCMDGTIPRRHLAKVLLEMEKMSEEFGLRIANVFHAGDGNLHPLILFDANVPGEFERTEAFGSKILELCVAVGGCITGEHGVGVEKIRQMAVQFNDQELQQFHDVKAAFDPLGILNPGKGVPSLKFCQEYRSLEHKQHRHEQAGAHHG from the coding sequence ATGATGAGCAAAGCAAAGGCAAACAAAGCGCAATTGGCGGAGCTGTTTCGTTCCTTTATAGAGCCCGAGTTCGTGATTACCGATGACGAAACGCTCAAACCCTACGAATGCGATGGCTTGGCGATGTACCGGGAGCTTCCTTTAATCGTGGTATTGCCGGAAACCGTCGAGCAGGTCCAGCGGGTGATGCGCATCTGCCATGAGCATGAGGTGCCGGTGGTTGCTCGTGGGGCGGGCACAGGATTGAGCGCGGGAGCCATGCCACACAAGGAGGGCGTGGTGTTGTCGCTGGCTAAGTTTAACCGGGTTCTGGACATTGATCCGCTCCGCCGCACGGCACGTTTGCAGCCCGGCGTGCGCAACCTGGCGATCAGTGAACAGGCTGCGCCATATGGCCTTTATTACGGGCCAGACCCGTCCTCGCAAATTGCGTGCACCATTGGCGGCAATGTGGCGGAGAACGCGGGCGGCGTGCATTGCCTCAAATACGGGCTAACGGTAAACAACCTGCTCAGCGCGGAAGTCATCACCGCCGAAGGCGAACGCGTGACTTTGGGAAGCGATGGACTGGACAGTTGCGGCATGGATTTGCTGGCCTTGCTGACGGGCTCTGAAGGTTTGCTCGGTGTGGTCACCGAAGTGACAGTGAAGCTGTTGCCTATCCCTGAGGTCGCCCGAGTGATCATGGCCGGCTTCGACAGTATTGAAAAAGCCGGCGACGCAGTTGGCGGCGTAATCAACCACGGCATAATTCCGGGCGGGCTGGAAATGATGGACAGCCAAGCCATTATTGCCGCCGATGACTTCTGCGGTGCAGGGTATCCCCGAGAGGCCAAGGCACTGCTGTTGTGCGAAGTGGATGGAACCGAGGAAGAGGTGAGCGAACACATTGCCGAAGCTGAGGCGCTATTCCGCGAGTTAGGCGCTACCTCAATACGCACGTCCAAAAATGAACAAGAGCGGGCCTTATTGTGGAAAGGTCGAAAATCCGCGTTCCCGGCTGTGGGCCGGATATCACCGGACTATTACTGCATGGACGGCACCATCCCGCGTCGGCATCTGGCCAAAGTTCTGCTGGAAATGGAAAAGATGTCGGAAGAGTTCGGTTTGCGGATAGCCAACGTGTTCCATGCCGGCGACGGCAACCTTCACCCATTGATTCTTTTCGATGCCAATGTTCCGGGTGAATTCGAGAGAACTGAAGCCTTCGGCAGCAAAATTCTGGAATTGTGCGTGGCCGTGGGTGGCTGCATTACCGGTGAGCATGGAGTGGGTGTGGAGAAAATCCGGCAAATGGCCGTGCAATTCAACGACCAGGAGTTGCAGCAATTCCACGATGTAAAAGCGGCATTTGATCCGCTGGGTATTCTGAACCCCGGCAAGGGTGTGCCCTCGCTGAAGTTCTGTCAGGAATACCGCTCTCTTGAACACAAGCAACACAGGCACGAGCAAGCGGGAGCGCATCATGGCTGA
- a CDS encoding DUF4124 domain-containing protein, protein MPRIAVVLLCLLTALSARAEIYRWTDARGSIHFSDTPPNLEGHSAITVRKPVTVPLSENIRQSEKVRQSRQSVERMLRSKSKRRYAKATKEDQLKVSQCDKYRAQLDRIQVQLRAGYSNDRGNSLRQKRRKVSQLYSSHCVLD, encoded by the coding sequence ATGCCAAGGATTGCAGTTGTGTTGCTGTGCCTGCTAACAGCGCTGTCTGCCCGCGCTGAAATATACCGCTGGACCGATGCCCGCGGTTCGATTCATTTCTCTGATACACCGCCGAACCTTGAGGGCCACTCTGCCATTACGGTGCGCAAGCCGGTCACCGTGCCGTTAAGTGAGAACATTCGCCAATCCGAAAAAGTTCGCCAGAGCCGGCAGTCGGTTGAGCGTATGTTGCGATCAAAGTCCAAACGACGATATGCCAAGGCAACGAAAGAAGATCAGCTAAAAGTATCGCAGTGCGACAAATACCGCGCCCAACTCGATCGGATACAAGTGCAGTTGAGAGCCGGGTACAGTAATGACCGGGGCAACAGCCTGAGGCAAAAGCGCAGAAAGGTCAGCCAGTTGTACAGCAGCCACTGCGTGCTGGACTAG
- a CDS encoding ABC transporter ATP-binding protein, with protein sequence MADAAPLICRDIHKTFNDLEVLKGISLETRKGDVVSLIGSSGSGKSTFLRCINLLETPTSGDIIVHGDPVRFKHNRKGERIPASNRQVELIRARLSMVFQGFNLWSHMTVLENIIEAPVNVLKVPKKEAIERAEAYLNKVGIYERKDYYPAQMSGGQQQRAAIARALAMEPEVMLFDEPTSALDPELVGEVLKVMQSLAEEGRTMIVVTHEMAFARDVSSQVLFLHQGVIEEQGSPEKVFDHPESERMQQFLAPKF encoded by the coding sequence ATGGCGGATGCAGCGCCTCTGATTTGTAGGGACATTCACAAAACCTTTAACGACCTCGAAGTTCTCAAGGGCATTTCCCTTGAAACCCGTAAAGGCGACGTCGTGTCTCTGATTGGCAGCTCCGGCTCTGGCAAGAGTACTTTCCTGCGCTGCATCAACTTGCTGGAAACCCCCACCTCTGGCGACATCATCGTTCACGGTGATCCCGTTCGATTCAAACACAACCGGAAAGGCGAGCGGATCCCTGCCAGTAACCGCCAGGTTGAGTTGATTCGTGCGCGTCTGTCTATGGTGTTCCAGGGTTTTAACTTGTGGTCACACATGACCGTGCTGGAAAACATCATCGAAGCACCGGTCAATGTACTTAAGGTCCCCAAGAAAGAAGCCATCGAGCGCGCCGAAGCGTATTTGAACAAAGTCGGCATTTACGAGCGCAAAGATTACTACCCGGCACAGATGTCTGGTGGTCAACAACAGCGGGCAGCCATCGCCCGGGCTTTGGCGATGGAGCCAGAGGTCATGTTGTTTGACGAGCCAACGTCGGCGTTAGACCCCGAACTAGTGGGTGAAGTATTGAAGGTAATGCAGAGCTTGGCCGAGGAAGGCCGCACCATGATCGTGGTCACTCACGAAATGGCGTTTGCAAGGGACGTGTCGAGCCAGGTGCTGTTTTTGCATCAGGGCGTAATTGAAGAGCAAGGTTCACCGGAAAAGGTGTTTGATCATCCGGAATCTGAACGTATGCAGCAATTTCTTGCTCCCAAGTTCTGA
- a CDS encoding ABC transporter permease, with translation MLDLKGYGPALAEGAVVTIELAFLSLALAVTLGLLGASAKLSGNRVLTGIATAYTTLIRGVPDLVMMLLFYYGGQVAVNALSDYLWETREIDFFFQFDPFISGVVTIGLIFGAYMTETFRGAFLAVNVGQIEAAKAYGFTRWHTFRRVMIPQMMRHALPGIGNNWQVLLKTTALVSIIGLTDMVRVAEEAAKAERMPFHFFIPVAAVYLALTAGTELFIRWLDKRANVGVVQGN, from the coding sequence ATGCTTGATCTGAAAGGCTATGGCCCCGCCCTCGCAGAAGGTGCCGTGGTTACCATTGAGCTGGCATTCCTGTCGTTGGCACTGGCGGTTACTCTTGGCCTGCTAGGCGCATCGGCCAAACTTTCTGGCAACCGCGTACTGACGGGCATCGCCACTGCCTACACCACCCTGATTCGGGGCGTACCCGATTTGGTGATGATGCTGTTGTTTTATTATGGCGGCCAGGTGGCGGTAAATGCCCTTTCAGATTATTTGTGGGAAACCCGGGAAATTGATTTCTTCTTCCAGTTCGACCCGTTCATCTCTGGCGTGGTCACTATCGGTCTGATTTTCGGCGCTTACATGACGGAAACCTTCCGGGGTGCCTTTCTGGCGGTCAATGTCGGACAGATCGAAGCCGCCAAAGCTTATGGCTTTACCCGCTGGCACACGTTCCGACGAGTGATGATTCCGCAGATGATGCGCCATGCCTTGCCGGGCATCGGGAACAACTGGCAGGTTCTGCTGAAAACCACAGCACTGGTTTCCATCATCGGCCTTACCGACATGGTGCGCGTGGCCGAGGAAGCGGCAAAGGCCGAGCGCATGCCGTTCCATTTCTTTATTCCTGTTGCTGCGGTTTATCTGGCGCTGACGGCAGGCACTGAGTTGTTCATCCGCTGGCTTGATAAACGAGCCAACGTCGGCGTGGTTCAGGGGAATTAA